The sequence GGCGCGGGGTGCCGTCGGGGTCAGCGGGCTCAGGGGCGCGACTGCGAGCAAGACGCCCGGGGTCTCAAGCCGCCGGGCGTTTCTGCGCCCGGTCGAGCCAGCCGGCCACCGGTCCCATGAGGCGGGTGACGCGACCCCTCCGGCTCGCTTCTGCGAAGCGGCGCAGATCGTCCCCCCGGATCAGCCTCCCGAGGAATAGGATCGCCGCCAGCGCCGCCGCAATGAGGAGGAGCCTCGCGGCGAGATCGGGCCAGTAGGGCCGGATGCGCCCCGCGAACCATCCCGCGACCGCCACGAAGACGCCGATCGACCAGACGATCGCCGTGGCGCGATGGCGTAGCGACGCCGTCCGGGGAAGAATCCTGTCCGCCAGATAGACCGAAGGGCCGAAGACGACGACCGAGGAGAGCAGGCTTGCGAGCGCCGCGCCGGAGACCCCCAGCCGAGGGATCAGCAGAGGATAGGCGAGCGGCTCGACCGCGAACTTGATCGCGGCGAGCCAGAAGACGATCTTCGTCCTCTCATAGGTGTAGAAGCACATCGTCAGCGGTTGCTGCATCGTGCGGAAGAGAGGCGTGAGAGCGAGGATCTGAAGCGGAACAACGGCGGGGAGGAACTCGCCGCCGCCCGTGATCCATACCGTCTCCCGCGCGAGGCAGTAGGTCCCCGCCATCAGGAGGAGGGCCATCGCCGCGACCACCCGATACCCCTCGGTGACGGTGCGTTCGATCTCGCCGTCGCGTCCTTCGCCGCGCAGGCGGGAGAGCGCGGGCAGGAGGGAGTTCGGAACCGCGGCGAGCAGGGCGATGAATCGCTCGATGGTCATCAGCGCGAACGAGGCGAGCCCCAGTTCCCGCGCCGGCAAGAGCGCCCCCAGGATCAGGCGGTTCAAGTGCTGTCCCGAGAGGAAGAAGGCGCGCGCTCCCAGGAGAGGGAGGACGTACTGCCAGATCTTCCGGTGCGTGGGCGTCTCCGGGGCGCCCGTGCGCTCCCGGGGCAGGAATCTCTCGACCAGCACGCCGAGGGCGGCGACGGAGAAGGCCTGCACGAAGACGAGCCCCGCGACCAGGGCGACCACGCCTTCATTCAAACGCCAGAGGAGCACGACGATGGCGAGCTTCAACAGGTTGTTGCCCAGGGAGACGAGCCAGATCGAACGGAAGCGCTGCATTCCGAAGAGGGTCACCCTGAGAGCGTAGCCTGCGCCCTCCAGCAGGATCAGGGGCGCCAGGACGGGCAGGAGGCGCCGGAGATCCCGGTGGCCGTACGCGGTGGCCACGGTGTCGGCCAGCAGGAAGACCAGCACGCCCGCGGCGAGCGCGAGGACCACCTTGACCGCCAACACCTTGCGGACGAGCGGGCGCAAGATGTGCCCGTCGCCCCGCGCGTCGATCTCTCCCACGAAGCGCTCCAGGTAGGCCTCGACGTTCGTGGTCAGGACGCCGGCCAGTCCGATCGCCGCCTGTCCGAGGCTCAATGTCCCGTATGCCGCGGGACCCAGCATGCGGAGGACAACGATCGAGTAGAAGATCCCGCCGATGATCGTCGTGAGCTGCTCGAGCCCGAGGTAGAAGCTCCCCCTGGAGACCTCGCGGACGGTCGAACGGCTCATGGCGATTTGCGTCTGAATCCCGCGTCGACCACCCGGGTGA is a genomic window of Candidatus Eisenbacteria bacterium containing:
- a CDS encoding flippase; this encodes MSRSTVREVSRGSFYLGLEQLTTIIGGIFYSIVVLRMLGPAAYGTLSLGQAAIGLAGVLTTNVEAYLERFVGEIDARGDGHILRPLVRKVLAVKVVLALAAGVLVFLLADTVATAYGHRDLRRLLPVLAPLILLEGAGYALRVTLFGMQRFRSIWLVSLGNNLLKLAIVVLLWRLNEGVVALVAGLVFVQAFSVAALGVLVERFLPRERTGAPETPTHRKIWQYVLPLLGARAFFLSGQHLNRLILGALLPARELGLASFALMTIERFIALLAAVPNSLLPALSRLRGEGRDGEIERTVTEGYRVVAAMALLLMAGTYCLARETVWITGGGEFLPAVVPLQILALTPLFRTMQQPLTMCFYTYERTKIVFWLAAIKFAVEPLAYPLLIPRLGVSGAALASLLSSVVVFGPSVYLADRILPRTASLRHRATAIVWSIGVFVAVAGWFAGRIRPYWPDLAARLLLIAAALAAILFLGRLIRGDDLRRFAEASRRGRVTRLMGPVAGWLDRAQKRPAA